In Arthrobacter sp. NicSoilB4, a single genomic region encodes these proteins:
- a CDS encoding HIRAN domain-containing protein, with amino-acid sequence MGVWSKAKEIFSGTARASLAVSELTSPSAELAEPAHLPAVSPVSLRGDVRGLPRRPPEARSYEAEKAKAAAVGQSVKSYRAGYVPPAEAKSELVADPDGMPPLRLVRSNNGLDLALPDGQLVDYKILALRHFQIFALRVVGMGFYEDPNKPFNFRNGQRVQVVRETNNEHDANAVAITTGRAAKKIGYVNKQRAAWVAKLLDAGQELDGIIIQSKAASPRVLLTTPEMLAYLQRD; translated from the coding sequence ATGGGGGTATGGAGCAAGGCCAAGGAAATCTTTAGCGGGACCGCACGGGCATCTCTGGCCGTTTCGGAGCTGACGAGCCCTTCAGCGGAGCTCGCTGAACCGGCGCACCTACCGGCGGTGAGTCCGGTGTCGTTGCGCGGGGACGTGAGGGGACTGCCGCGGCGCCCGCCGGAAGCGCGCAGCTACGAGGCAGAAAAGGCAAAGGCGGCGGCGGTCGGGCAAAGCGTCAAGAGCTACCGCGCAGGTTATGTTCCTCCGGCAGAAGCCAAGAGCGAACTGGTTGCCGACCCTGACGGTATGCCGCCCCTTCGACTGGTACGGTCCAACAACGGCCTGGATTTGGCCCTCCCCGATGGACAGCTGGTCGATTACAAGATCCTTGCGCTGCGGCATTTTCAGATTTTCGCGCTCCGCGTCGTTGGCATGGGCTTTTATGAGGACCCCAACAAACCGTTCAATTTCCGTAACGGGCAACGTGTCCAGGTTGTCCGCGAAACCAACAACGAACACGATGCCAACGCCGTCGCAATCACGACGGGCCGCGCAGCGAAGAAGATCGGCTACGTGAACAAGCAGCGGGCTGCATGGGTCGCCAAACTCTTGGACGCCGGTCAGGAATTAGATGGCATCATCATCCAGAGCAAGGCAGCCTCACCACGTGTCCTACTGACCACCCCTGAAATGCTGGCATACCTTCAGCGAGACTAA
- a CDS encoding relaxase/mobilization nuclease domain-containing protein produces MIPNITQGDRMAGLMIYLAGPGRANEHEEPHLVAGDSALMAWHDDNELNRDAALDIANALDRAKQFFDTEVDGGHVFHCSLSLAAEEGQLSDERWGAIANDFMKEMDFTEDGGKAPARWVAVRHGLSKNGNDHIHIVASMVRDDGTKWNGWKSKYKSQQAARTLEKKYGLNAVGTLRAERGFTPAEQSKAIRQGLPEVERHSLARKVRVCAGASTDEAEFVRRARQEGMLVRPRYAAGRTDVVTGYSVAERPRKGERAVWFGGNSLGRDLALPKLRAEWESTPESVTSAVAEWNAAARNRRPVSPGRETLQPSAELWSKYANDVSSLREKLATTPHDDHAAWAQAARETSAAFGAWSKRIEPTPGPLADAARELAKSAQLRRYPARPAVSLPSARGATMILLAATSKSDRAAYALMFRQLAQTARAIHDMHKATDDLRRVRGLSTAVRAASKVVEASANAQTLKAQPMSMETLRQQHPEASEEALKSRLLVERSRGGSPLPPVLTRPGAAQPRTEETHRQNNPGIER; encoded by the coding sequence GTGATTCCGAACATCACCCAGGGCGACCGCATGGCGGGTCTGATGATCTACCTGGCAGGACCGGGGCGGGCAAACGAACACGAAGAACCGCACCTCGTTGCGGGCGATTCGGCGCTCATGGCCTGGCACGACGACAACGAGCTGAACCGCGATGCTGCCCTGGATATCGCCAACGCACTTGACCGGGCAAAGCAGTTCTTCGACACCGAAGTGGACGGCGGACACGTCTTCCACTGCTCGCTGAGTCTGGCCGCAGAAGAAGGCCAGCTCAGCGACGAGCGTTGGGGTGCCATCGCGAACGATTTCATGAAGGAAATGGACTTCACCGAGGACGGCGGAAAGGCTCCCGCCCGGTGGGTGGCGGTCCGTCACGGACTGAGCAAGAACGGCAACGACCACATCCACATCGTGGCGTCGATGGTCCGGGACGACGGCACCAAATGGAACGGCTGGAAGAGCAAGTACAAGTCCCAGCAGGCTGCCAGGACTCTGGAGAAGAAGTACGGACTGAACGCGGTCGGGACCCTGCGGGCCGAGCGCGGATTCACCCCGGCCGAACAGTCCAAAGCCATCCGCCAGGGGCTGCCGGAAGTCGAGCGCCACAGCCTCGCCCGGAAGGTGCGCGTCTGCGCAGGGGCATCGACAGATGAGGCGGAGTTTGTCCGGCGGGCACGCCAGGAGGGCATGCTCGTGCGCCCCCGCTACGCGGCCGGGCGTACCGATGTCGTGACCGGCTACTCCGTGGCCGAACGCCCCCGCAAGGGAGAGCGTGCGGTGTGGTTCGGCGGCAACTCGTTGGGCCGTGACCTGGCCCTGCCCAAGCTTCGGGCAGAGTGGGAGAGCACCCCTGAGTCGGTTACTTCCGCTGTCGCGGAATGGAACGCTGCGGCGCGCAACCGCCGGCCGGTAAGCCCCGGCCGGGAGACGCTGCAACCATCTGCTGAGCTGTGGAGCAAGTACGCCAACGACGTCAGTTCCCTCCGGGAGAAACTGGCCACTACCCCGCACGATGATCATGCCGCCTGGGCGCAGGCAGCCCGTGAGACTTCCGCGGCGTTCGGTGCATGGTCCAAGCGGATCGAACCGACACCGGGACCGCTCGCAGACGCCGCCCGAGAACTCGCCAAGTCCGCCCAGCTGCGCCGTTACCCGGCACGCCCGGCAGTGTCCCTGCCGTCCGCACGCGGGGCGACGATGATCCTCCTGGCGGCGACCTCCAAGAGCGACCGCGCCGCGTACGCCCTCATGTTCCGGCAGCTCGCCCAGACGGCCCGGGCGATCCATGACATGCACAAAGCCACGGACGATCTGCGCCGGGTCCGGGGACTTTCCACAGCCGTCAGGGCGGCCAGCAAGGTTGTCGAAGCCAGCGCCAACGCGCAGACACTCAAGGCACAGCCGATGTCGATGGAGACGCTGCGCCAACAGCACCCGGAAGCGTCCGAGGAAGCCCTCAAATCAAGGCTGCTTGTCGAACGTTCACGAGGCGGTTCGCCGCTGCCTCCCGTTCTGACCCGACCAGGCGCAGCGCAGCCACGGACCGAAGAGACCCACCGGCAGAACAATCCAGGCATCGAGCGATAG
- a CDS encoding zinc-ribbon domain-containing protein: MPIASQACSTTGCVNPAAFTTRTKPAWCEPCLGEILGELGMDPVTAFPGKAERWRTRCRLCGAECDYKFDYLLELRTRDEPACRRCYWVVWTIEADIMSRSRDTVSKAEVEEHLARNGFEPVEEIVELPSGGWPIITRCTRCGIQQAERMGDIGWGCVCTRNGKSSTSLARKPRGAKDLFIDSNNPALAWWNHDLNDASLLATLTVRARRECHWKCPSCGHLFTAAMYWMTGKAECPKCEQERSAAWRVEWERLKATPVSDIPELVSAWADEADPRLVMTAGGVPRRFRCENGHHPRVPPSTFLSSGCQFCRTPKVNGLSTTLAKVLPEIASQWHPTLNGKWTPEKVGPDSKRMAYWRADCCGYEWEEPVRDRNKYQRQRCPRCETILDSLGWVDPGLAAEWDPANPVSPWHVRPHGRTAFTPRWFCSVDPSHRWEADLSSRSNGSECPECREGGKSRVEKQHLDAAKSLFATVKSGALVRNDAFSTRKRWSVDILVEHNGVKIAVEYDGAYWHRPEAKMEVDRRKSRDLLAAGYRVVRLREDDLPKLGIDLPHYLELQVYSTAPRPNETFSHIKEWLDAAV, encoded by the coding sequence GTGCCGATTGCGTCTCAGGCCTGTTCGACGACGGGCTGCGTCAACCCGGCTGCCTTCACTACGCGAACGAAGCCGGCGTGGTGCGAGCCATGCCTTGGGGAGATCCTCGGCGAGCTGGGCATGGATCCAGTGACAGCATTCCCTGGCAAGGCCGAACGCTGGCGCACGCGTTGCCGCCTCTGCGGCGCTGAGTGTGACTACAAGTTCGACTACCTCCTCGAACTGCGCACGCGTGATGAGCCAGCGTGCCGACGGTGCTACTGGGTCGTCTGGACGATTGAGGCCGACATCATGTCCCGAAGCCGCGATACCGTCAGCAAGGCTGAAGTTGAGGAACACTTGGCGCGGAACGGTTTCGAACCGGTCGAAGAGATCGTGGAACTGCCTAGCGGTGGATGGCCAATTATCACCCGCTGCACGCGATGTGGCATCCAGCAGGCCGAACGCATGGGCGACATCGGCTGGGGGTGTGTCTGCACACGCAATGGGAAGTCGAGCACCTCGCTGGCGAGAAAGCCTCGTGGGGCCAAGGACCTGTTCATCGACTCCAATAACCCCGCTTTGGCTTGGTGGAACCATGACCTCAACGACGCCTCGCTCTTGGCAACCCTGACTGTTCGCGCCCGTAGGGAGTGCCACTGGAAGTGCCCATCGTGTGGGCACCTCTTCACTGCCGCCATGTACTGGATGACGGGCAAGGCAGAGTGCCCAAAGTGCGAGCAGGAGCGCAGCGCCGCATGGCGTGTTGAATGGGAGCGGCTGAAAGCGACCCCGGTTTCCGATATTCCGGAGCTTGTCTCGGCCTGGGCGGACGAAGCCGATCCCCGCCTGGTGATGACCGCAGGCGGTGTACCGCGGCGTTTTCGCTGCGAGAACGGGCATCACCCGAGGGTGCCCCCAAGCACCTTTCTCAGTTCGGGCTGCCAGTTCTGCCGCACGCCGAAAGTAAATGGCCTATCGACAACCCTCGCCAAAGTTCTGCCGGAGATTGCCAGCCAGTGGCACCCGACGTTGAATGGGAAGTGGACGCCTGAGAAGGTCGGCCCGGATTCCAAGAGGATGGCCTATTGGAGGGCCGACTGTTGCGGCTATGAGTGGGAAGAGCCTGTCCGCGACCGGAACAAGTACCAGCGCCAGCGGTGCCCGCGGTGCGAGACGATCTTGGACTCCCTAGGATGGGTGGACCCCGGTCTGGCTGCCGAATGGGATCCCGCGAATCCTGTGAGCCCCTGGCATGTCCGGCCCCACGGCCGTACGGCCTTCACTCCTCGGTGGTTCTGCTCCGTCGACCCTTCCCATCGGTGGGAGGCCGACCTTTCCTCCCGCTCTAACGGCTCCGAATGCCCGGAATGCCGTGAGGGCGGAAAATCCCGGGTAGAGAAGCAGCACTTAGATGCCGCCAAGTCGCTCTTCGCGACAGTGAAGTCGGGCGCTTTGGTACGGAACGATGCATTCAGTACCCGGAAGCGGTGGTCGGTCGACATCCTCGTTGAGCACAACGGAGTGAAGATCGCTGTGGAGTACGACGGGGCTTACTGGCACAGACCAGAAGCCAAAATGGAGGTAGACCGGCGTAAAAGTCGTGACCTGCTCGCTGCTGGCTACCGCGTCGTGCGCCTGCGGGAGGACGACCTGCCAAAACTCGGGATCGACTTGCCGCACTATCTTGAATTGCAGGTCTATTCGACGGCCCCGAGACCGAACGAGACGTTCTCCCACATCAAGGAGTGGTTGGACGCGGCGGTGTGA
- a CDS encoding nucleotide-binding protein yields the protein MVENEQTDADPRKVFVIHGRNEPARKGLFEFLRSIGLEPIEWQEALAMTGQGSPYIGDVLDAAFGAAKAVVVLQTPDDVAHLHESLAESADDPECTPQMQPRPNVLFEAGMAMGRNPDRTIIVELGRIKTFSDIHGRHSVRLDNSTPKRQALATRLQTAGCEVKLTGIDWHTAGNLTPPAPPGGGLPLGKKLPSAAASGAPRLTATFNERSGNKLSDIVITNHGPGDVYDLDVHPVDTADEDFYREGDELPIPRLPAGKSVVGLKRMPPSFGNNNRSYFEITITGRTVDGTPINQPEFVSAS from the coding sequence ATGGTCGAAAATGAGCAGACAGATGCTGATCCCAGGAAAGTCTTCGTTATTCACGGACGAAACGAACCGGCCCGAAAAGGGTTGTTCGAATTTCTGAGGTCGATTGGACTTGAGCCGATCGAATGGCAGGAGGCGCTAGCCATGACTGGCCAAGGCTCCCCGTATATCGGAGACGTCCTCGATGCCGCTTTCGGTGCCGCCAAGGCAGTTGTCGTCCTGCAGACTCCGGACGATGTCGCTCATCTTCACGAATCGCTCGCCGAATCGGCCGATGATCCTGAGTGCACCCCACAGATGCAGCCACGACCGAACGTACTTTTCGAAGCTGGCATGGCAATGGGCCGCAATCCTGATCGCACCATCATCGTGGAACTCGGCAGAATTAAAACGTTCAGTGACATTCACGGTCGCCACTCGGTGCGGCTCGACAACTCGACTCCTAAGCGCCAGGCCCTAGCAACGCGCCTTCAGACCGCTGGATGCGAAGTGAAACTAACGGGCATTGACTGGCACACTGCGGGCAATCTCACCCCGCCGGCCCCTCCAGGCGGCGGACTCCCGCTTGGCAAGAAGTTGCCGTCCGCCGCAGCCTCAGGAGCTCCCCGGCTGACGGCCACTTTCAACGAACGTAGCGGCAACAAGCTGAGCGACATCGTCATCACCAATCATGGGCCGGGCGACGTGTACGACCTTGATGTGCACCCTGTCGATACCGCCGACGAAGATTTCTATCGTGAGGGGGACGAACTCCCCATCCCCCGGCTCCCGGCAGGCAAGTCCGTAGTGGGACTCAAACGGATGCCCCCCTCGTTTGGAAACAACAACCGGTCCTATTTCGAGATCACAATAACGGGTCGGACGGTCGACGGGACACCTATCAACCAGCCCGAGTTTGTGAGTGCGTCCTGA
- a CDS encoding LacI family DNA-binding transcriptional regulator, whose amino-acid sequence MTTMVKVARLAGVSISTVSHVLNGTRHVNDETRQRVLKAIEETSYRQDALARAMRRSRTDSIGLIVSDGGEPAFAEMIRGVEETAASQGITLLLANSAEDPKREARAVQALLERRVDGLILARAAGSGPEALSEFANHDTPLVLMDRLSADPYDQVGVENREPIMELVAHLVAQGHERILLIAGDTRVATLQERHDAFAEAMAAAGIAPSDQQTVTAFEPAETDAGIEAALSAAEPPTAVIACSTVLAAAALRRIKQRGLRMPEDIAFATFDGFAYADLFEPQLTTVRQPAFQVGATAAELLTKRIADKSGKPSVVRLAPTIEYRASTGPRPAS is encoded by the coding sequence ATGACGACGATGGTAAAAGTGGCCAGGCTTGCCGGCGTGTCCATCTCCACCGTTTCCCACGTCCTTAACGGGACCCGGCATGTGAACGATGAGACGCGGCAGCGCGTTCTGAAGGCCATCGAGGAAACCTCATACCGGCAGGACGCACTGGCCCGCGCCATGCGGCGCTCAAGGACGGACAGCATCGGTCTCATTGTTTCCGACGGCGGGGAGCCGGCCTTCGCCGAAATGATCCGCGGCGTGGAAGAGACCGCTGCCAGCCAGGGCATCACCCTGCTACTGGCCAATTCCGCTGAGGACCCGAAACGTGAGGCGCGCGCAGTCCAAGCCCTCCTTGAGCGCAGGGTCGACGGCCTCATCCTGGCGCGTGCGGCGGGCTCCGGTCCCGAGGCCCTCTCCGAATTCGCCAATCACGATACGCCACTGGTGCTGATGGACAGGCTTTCCGCTGATCCGTACGACCAGGTGGGAGTTGAAAACCGCGAGCCCATTATGGAGCTTGTGGCGCACCTGGTGGCGCAGGGCCACGAACGGATTTTGCTGATCGCAGGAGACACCAGGGTTGCCACCCTGCAGGAACGGCACGATGCGTTCGCCGAAGCCATGGCCGCAGCCGGCATAGCGCCATCGGACCAGCAAACAGTCACAGCATTCGAGCCTGCAGAAACTGACGCCGGCATCGAGGCAGCGCTATCCGCAGCAGAGCCTCCCACCGCTGTGATCGCGTGCAGCACCGTCTTAGCTGCAGCCGCACTGCGGCGCATCAAGCAGCGCGGGCTACGGATGCCGGAGGACATTGCCTTCGCTACCTTCGACGGCTTCGCCTACGCCGACCTGTTCGAGCCCCAGCTCACCACTGTCCGTCAGCCTGCATTCCAGGTAGGCGCCACAGCGGCCGAACTGCTCACCAAGAGGATCGCCGACAAATCAGGCAAACCCTCGGTAGTCCGCCTGGCGCCCACGATCGAATACCGTGCCTCCACCGGCCCGCGGCCGGCCTCCTAG
- a CDS encoding helix-turn-helix domain-containing protein, which yields MTRNSDGGVVPQDSERPGMQFPRMLTLTQVKEILNVGMPTIYALLASQELRGVQFGGRRVWRVSEADVADYLERAYAQTKARIEAGQLGEEEPAED from the coding sequence ATGACACGCAACTCTGATGGGGGAGTGGTCCCCCAGGATTCGGAGCGGCCCGGGATGCAGTTCCCGCGGATGCTCACGCTGACCCAGGTGAAAGAGATCCTGAACGTCGGAATGCCGACGATTTACGCATTGCTTGCATCCCAGGAACTCCGTGGAGTTCAATTCGGTGGGAGGCGTGTGTGGCGGGTGAGCGAGGCCGATGTAGCTGACTATCTGGAGCGGGCGTACGCCCAGACGAAGGCCCGTATTGAGGCCGGCCAGCTCGGTGAAGAGGAACCCGCCGAAGACTGA
- a CDS encoding recombinase family protein, whose protein sequence is MLVGYMRVSKADGSQTTDLQRDALLAAGIGAESLYEDRASGKKDDRPQLAACLKALRHGDTLLVWKLDRLGRDLRHLVNIVHDLTERGIGLKVLTGQGAAIDTTTASGKLVFGIFAALAEFERELISERTMAGLASARARGRNGGRPYKMTPAKLRLAMASMGKPGTKVSDLCTELGITRQTLYRHVSPTGELRPDGEKLLSR, encoded by the coding sequence ATGCTGGTCGGATACATGCGCGTCTCCAAGGCGGACGGCTCCCAGACCACGGACCTGCAGCGCGACGCGCTCCTGGCCGCCGGCATCGGCGCGGAATCCCTCTATGAAGACCGTGCCTCCGGGAAAAAGGACGACCGGCCCCAGCTGGCTGCCTGCCTCAAAGCTCTACGCCACGGCGACACCCTCTTGGTCTGGAAGCTCGACCGGCTCGGCCGGGACCTGCGGCACCTGGTCAACATCGTCCATGACCTCACCGAACGCGGAATCGGGCTGAAGGTCCTCACCGGGCAGGGCGCCGCCATCGACACCACCACCGCCTCCGGGAAGCTCGTTTTCGGAATCTTCGCTGCCCTCGCCGAGTTCGAGCGCGAACTCATCTCCGAACGCACCATGGCCGGCCTCGCCTCCGCCCGCGCCCGCGGCCGCAACGGCGGACGCCCCTACAAGATGACCCCCGCGAAACTCCGGCTCGCCATGGCCTCCATGGGTAAGCCCGGAACCAAAGTCAGCGACCTCTGCACCGAACTCGGGATTACCCGACAGACGCTCTACCGGCACGTCTCACCCACAGGGGAGCTGCGGCCCGACGGTGAGAAACTACTCTCGCGATAG
- the mobC gene encoding plasmid mobilization relaxosome protein MobC has product MSEGIGFAGWKSRRRRANVDGGRMHRHEVKVSPDEEAQLLALAEKHRVTIPRLLIEAALSEGTENPSERRDQFMQLSTLQRLVGTVANNINQIARHANATGEVPAEAAASIAHARAVIIRIDRQLADMAGR; this is encoded by the coding sequence GTGAGTGAAGGTATCGGCTTCGCCGGTTGGAAATCCCGTCGTCGTCGGGCGAATGTTGACGGCGGTCGGATGCACCGTCACGAGGTGAAGGTCAGCCCGGACGAGGAAGCCCAGCTCCTTGCCCTGGCGGAGAAGCATCGCGTGACCATCCCTCGGCTTTTGATCGAAGCCGCGCTCAGCGAGGGAACAGAGAATCCGTCCGAAAGGCGGGATCAGTTCATGCAGCTCTCTACGTTGCAGCGTCTCGTCGGGACCGTGGCGAACAACATCAACCAGATCGCGCGTCACGCGAATGCGACGGGGGAAGTGCCGGCGGAAGCTGCCGCTTCTATCGCCCATGCACGCGCTGTCATCATCCGGATTGACCGTCAGCTCGCCGACATGGCCGGGCGGTAG